In Trichocoleus desertorum NBK24, the following are encoded in one genomic region:
- a CDS encoding type II secretion system F family protein, giving the protein MVLSPKFGLKETASFFHQFSALLNAGLPVQQSLNLAGKDCSAAFLRSLQQASVNVTQGQDLATAMTLKPPVWSPWTLTLIQMAEYSGSLAVTCRKLAIAAEQQQRRARLYRSVTLAGGATVSSLLLLLVVLSQGSRNFLVQPGFWITAGLLLGGAYLLGTRSLTPSLYRSLARLPVLKPLLEAQSMLYFTELELPLSCGVPLLSALELIRDRIPNPELAKTLAIANQQVARGQTLSRSLQGKIPAIALQMIRTGEETGNLDEMLQKLAAYYEGELELKLRQLQGVLRPLSLLAGGAFVLVLGMQMVRSLLNALPS; this is encoded by the coding sequence GTGGTGCTCTCTCCCAAATTCGGGCTTAAAGAAACAGCAAGCTTCTTTCACCAATTCTCAGCTTTGTTGAATGCAGGGTTGCCTGTGCAGCAGAGCTTGAATCTGGCGGGTAAAGATTGTAGTGCGGCTTTTCTGCGCTCTCTCCAGCAAGCTAGTGTCAATGTTACTCAGGGACAGGACTTGGCGACGGCAATGACCCTAAAGCCACCCGTCTGGAGTCCATGGACTTTGACTTTGATTCAGATGGCGGAATATAGCGGTAGCTTAGCGGTGACTTGTCGCAAACTCGCGATCGCGGCTGAGCAACAGCAACGACGGGCACGGCTTTATCGCTCCGTGACTTTGGCAGGTGGGGCAACTGTGAGCAGTTTGCTGTTGCTGCTCGTGGTTTTGTCGCAAGGTAGTCGTAACTTTTTGGTTCAGCCTGGTTTTTGGATCACCGCAGGGCTGCTATTAGGTGGTGCCTATCTGCTTGGAACGCGATCGCTGACTCCAAGCTTGTATCGCTCTCTAGCGAGGTTGCCTGTCTTAAAGCCGCTCCTAGAAGCTCAAAGCATGTTGTATTTTACGGAGCTAGAGCTGCCTTTGAGCTGCGGAGTGCCGCTGTTAAGCGCTTTAGAGTTAATTCGCGATCGCATTCCTAACCCAGAACTTGCTAAAACCTTGGCGATCGCAAATCAACAGGTAGCGCGAGGACAAACCCTTAGCCGTAGCCTACAAGGCAAGATTCCGGCGATCGCGTTGCAAATGATTCGCACAGGTGAAGAAACTGGCAACTTAGACGAGATGCTGCAAAAACTTGCCGCTTACTACGAAGGAGAACTAGAGCTAAAGCTACGACAGCTTCAGGGAGTGTTGCGGCCCTTGAGCTTATTGGCAGGTGGGGCGTTTGTGCTGGTCTTGGGGATGCAAATGGTGCGATCGCTGCTTAACGCCTTGCCGAGTTGA